TATAACCTGTGCCAGGAGCAAAGCATGtattcttttttaatatttcctTTAAATAAAGTTCCACTATGACACGCGTGAACTTAGAATGCGCAGTACCTGCACAGCAGTGTGTAAAAAGGCCACACCGTACAGCAAAGGCTTCCACATGGGCAGGTTGCTGACTTCCAACTGGTTCTGTGAAATTCCTGCAAATGTTCGTTTCAAACCAGCACGTATTCCCTGGGGGGGGTCGTTGGTGAACTTGATGGAAGACTTAAAAGGTAAAGAGTGAGAGACAGTCTGTGCGTGTACAAAAACTTTTAACACCTTCCTTTTTATGACGATGTTGTCAAGTCTCACCTGTAGGAGTGTGATGGAGAACAGATCGTGTGGCTCTGTGGTGATCCACACCCTGAACGTGTCATGCATGCTCTCTGTAACTGTGATAGTTTCTAGCAGCTCATCCATAAACTGCAACCCCAGGTGACAGTTCTGCAGAAGGACCCAACCTCCCTGTACACATCCAGACACAAAAGCCACGGATCAGGTCAAACAGTCAGCCATTGCTGTTGAAAGCAAGAAGCAACACTCTAGCTTGCACATCAGGACAATCCAATACACTCCCACATGAAAGCATTCACCAGATGCCGTCACCTGCTGGAAGCTGCTTTACTTTGTGAACTTTCTATGAAACCATTTGCTTGTCCACATGCACGAGAGCCACTCCTGAGCCTTGTGGTCATATACGTTCGTTCCAACAACACAGTCAGCATTTATGATTACCGCCCTATGAGGGGTGCTTTCACAAATGCAGTTTGCATCTAGGCTTATAAATGGTATGTAATGTTTTAATACTGCCAGCTGGCATTTCTAAGCCCTGGCTGCAAtgctatttataaactctgattTCCATTACAAATCCCACTCAGACATGGTCAATTCTGAGTGTATGGCCATTTGCAAACCACAACTGGCAATATTAACACTATCTAAAACATCAGATGAAAGATGACATCATTAGCTTTTCGATGCTATATCGATTTTACGTCTAAATGTTCCCCTTGCtcagtattcatttatttatctttttaatggCGGTCAAACTGTTAGCTGGTCTCAGAGTTCACAGGTTCCCTCCAGACCCTGAATTGAGGAGTTCTTGGTCAAAGAACTGGTACCAATCCTGGAACTGCCTCAGTTGGAAAGGCTTAACTCATGCATTATACTTCTTCAGTAACTTCTAAAAGCACCTCTGTCATTGATGTCTTGACCAGCTTCCTTGCATGCACCTCTTGTCCTTGTCCCATAGATATTGCTCTGCATTCTGTAAACCGAAACAGTGGGAGTATTTACATAGACATGAACATATAGAGTGCATTTAAATAGTGCTTTCCCCCCTGGTCTAATCCACCACTCAGGACTTTGCAGTACAAGCCACAGGCctttaactatactgtacatacaaaacATAATTATCTTTCTAACacaacataacacacacacttacacaaggATGAAACATTACGGGCAATTAAGGGCCACGGATCAAACCACAGACCTTTCAATTAGTGGAATTTTAACAGCCACAATCAAATGAATTTATGCTCAGGAAAACAAATACATGAGCTGGATTGCCCAGTGAACACCCAAGGTGCCACTGCAAAGAGCACACAGCAACCAACATCCAGGATCCTGTTGGTTACCACGGTCACAGGGACATCAATCACAAAATTTGGGTTTCATACCGTTCTAACTGAATCAAAAGTAGATAGCGTCGCAAGTTGGGAACTGGTCTGAATGTAAACACAATCAGACGTCAGGAGATTTTGGCATTACAtcttcaaaagaaaataaaaaagttcagtaaaataaaataaaaaatggggcAGGACAGGGCAAACTCACCGAGATTAAGTTTCTTGGCAAGTGCTTCGATTTGTTCGGTGGGATCTGAGCCCATAGAAAGGAAGCAAATGAGGGGGGTGCGAGGATCACTTTCCTGCCAGGTGCTGTGAAGGTTCAAGAGGACAGGCTCAACGAATCTCATGCCCAAAGAGTCTCCCACATACTTTCTGGCCTGAGACAAGGTGCGATCAGGGCACCAAGACCTGTGAGAAAAAAAGCTTGTGAGGTGATTGCATTTTATAATATGGTGTATTCAAACATGTAATCAACATTCAAGTAGGAGGACCCAACCTTATCAGCAAAAGCTTATGGAAAACATCAAGAGAGTTGTATCCATCTGGAGTGACGCCTTCCTCTGGGGCATCAAGATTGAGCCATGCTTTccagtttttcccattttgggaCACCTACAAACCATGTCAATACCAAAACTGATGCCACTACAAGCAGATGAAGAATTCAGATGTCCAGATCATTCGTGGATCTATGGCTTACCTGGTTTATAATGTTAGTGAACTGTGGCAGCTTGCTGAGTTCTACCAAGTTCAGCCACACCATATCCAGGATCCAGCTGAATGGCTTTGATGGACAGGTCTTCAGGTCAAGAGCTGCGCCACCTATTGTTTCATCAATTATGTTCAGAGATGTCAAGTCCAAAAGGCAATTCAACTTTTCCTGGGAATGATGCACACCTTACCTTTAATAAGAATCTGAAATTTGTTGTGTTGTATTCTGTTATTCTGTAAGTCAATCTTGAGGGCCAGCAGGAGTGTGAAGATGAACTTGTGGTTTTCATAAAGGCTTCTGACTGTGTATCGGAAAACCTCAAACGTCAGATATTCAATAATATTTGCAATCCGCTTCTGAGTTTTGGAGGCCTTCTCAGACCTGCAAAAGCgcattaattaaaaacaaaaaatcagcATAAAAAAACGAGGGAGACAAAGACACAGAGAACAAAGCATATTTGAAGAATACGACCACACCACAGCGTGGTTAAAGAAACATCTTTGTCAACCTATTGTTCTTTCCAGACAAATTTGTTGGTCATTAGAGGAAGTAATGGTTGGAATAGTTTCCGAGCTTTAATCTCAAACATCTTATGATAAGACTGTGCAGACATACTTCTTAAATCACGATAAAGCCATACCTTGCGAGTGACAGATCAAAGATTTTGAGGAACTGACCCAAGGAGGTCTGGTACATGATATTGACCATGCTCATCTCCGTGATGAGGAAGTACAATGTGCTTCCTCGAGAGGCAACTGGATGGTATTCTTCTTGAGCGACATTGATCTTTACTTCTGCTTCAGCTGCAACACTGAGCTTTGCACTAACTTCCGCAGCAGTTTGCTTAGTCGTGGTCAGAATGCCAATCATGGAGTCATCGTCAACCAAAGAACCTTTaaccagacaaacagacacactttcACTTTAGGAAAAAGAACAGGTATGACTGGAGAAACTGGCATTAGTCTACAACAGTAACTATAGGACCTTTAGTGCTGCTGAGTTTGTACAGCAAATTGTCTTCCAACTCCTGCATCTTTCTTTTATTAGCAGTTACATCCTCAATTAGTTTCAATCTTTCTGCTTctagctcctgttgagatgagtgaaaaaaaaccaaGAGCCAGTCAATATCATattcttacactggaaaaacagTTATCTAAAACAATCACAGATaaagttatatttttaaaccaaaTGGGGAAAGCAAGCTGCGTTTCTGGAACAAATGGCACACTCACgtatttttctttgaggatgACTCGGCCGAGCAGCTGGTTCTCCAGGCCCTTCATGTTTACAGTGAAATCAATAATGGATGTTTTTGCGCTGACCTCTGGAGTGTATGCTGGATTAGGCAGTTTGGTAGTTATATAGAGCTGGAACCCATCCATTACGTTTACCTCTTTGTCTCCTACTTTGAcctataaaaaaacattgaagacaATTTTAAGAGTGTACACATTTTAAAGTTGTATTGGTAAATTTGAATGGACATGAAGGTTAAAAATACCTTGAAACTGGTCCcagatttgataaagtttttcTCGAGCACGTTGTCCAGGGCTGGGTCGAGCTCCTCAAATATATCCTCAATGAGCATTGGGCGTCCCATGGAAATACAATCTTCCAAATGTGTGCGAAAGAATTTGTGGTTGAGGGACGTGACCTGAACATGAAATCAGTTTACTTCTACGACATGCTTTACTTAAGCGTGTAATTAGGGTAAAAATGACACAAGTGAAAATCATTTGGCTATATACTTGAAGTTCGTTGGCCTCTTCCTTTTTCTTAATCCAAGCTTTTCCCTGAGTCTGTGGATCGATGAGGAGGGGATATCTTGTTGCTTTTGTGACGATGATGCCATTCTGAACTGACAAGTCATCTCCCGGGAGTCCCTGAAGGTTCCACTCACTTATcttaaatattaaaaatgatAGTCAATggttcaaatgatttttttttacttttcacagGACTAGTATCAAATAAAAATAGGCTGGCATTGTTCTCACATTGGGAGCATCCACCAGGGCAGAAATGATGTTGAGATTTTCTGTAAAAGGGATTTTGTGCTTCCGGAGCTCCGCCTCCCAGATGTCCTTCAACAACATATCACGGAAACTCTGGTTGAATGGACCGCAGTACGACAAGAAGCCGGTGAGCTGGAGTACGTCACCCACAAGTCTGAAAACAAAGGCAGAAGCAGCTGGACTCATATAAAAGCCATTATCAAAACCTTTTAAATCTGTCCTTGAAGAACCAATCCTGAATTCTAgtaatgaacctctttaaagacTAACCCCCCTTGGAATATAACATTTTGATATTCAATTGCATTTCCTTTGTAACCTGCCTGTTTATTTGTGACTTAAATTCTTTGCGTTGCTCGATCCAGCGAGCTTTCTCTCCACTAAGTCCGTCAATAAGTGCAGATGCAGCCTGCATTTTATTCCTACACATCTCAGCATCATCCACCAATTCCTGAAAGACAAGACGCCTGTGTCAGCTACAATCTCTAGATTTAAGTCAACGCAGTCATGACATTTTTCAAAAGGGTGCGTCACACCTGTTTCTCTTTCATTGCAGCGTCGCATTTGGCCTTGACTTTGTCAAACTCTGCTTGCTTTTCAGCCAGCTGAGTCTCTGCCGCGCACAGCTCGTTATTAGCCACAGTTAGACGGTTCTCTTGAATGGCAAGGTTGGCCTGGAAACAAACAATGCAGTTATACTGTAGCATAAAAAGGCTTTGGGCTAAAAATGAGGTTAAATCACCTATTTACCTAAAATGGATTCAAACAGGCTGAGAATAGAGAGTTTTAAATGGCATTATTGGAGAAGAATAGCCGCCTACGacaaatctaaaatgaaaaagaaaaaaaaaaaaacagtcgccAACATGATGAACTTTAACTTTACCTTGAGTGGCAACACTTCTTTGTTGATGGCAAAGAATGAGGCCATAGCACGAGTCCATGCGAGCAGACCAGCTACACTACCACACACTTTCTTGGCATTTTCCATGGTGTAATCCTCCATGTCAAAGTAAGGCTGCAGTAGTTCCACAGTTTCCTCGTTAATGCTGTCCTTTGGGAACTGCTGGAGGCTTGTCAAGAAACCAGAGCCACTCATAAGCtgaaaaggacaaaacaaaTGAATTCATGCAAATGCCATTTGTGAGGAAGAACACGCCGCTCAGTTTTGCACTCAGAGCAGAATTATCCAGCTGCCATCTTTTCATCCCCATCCATCTTCAACTTTAAATCGTGCTGCATTCGCTTTAACCCAAAAGCCAGATGTCAAGACTAATTTGTTCTTGCtttttgtttagttaagtttactTAAGAAATCAATTTGATAATAATCCAACTTCTTACAGGCCTTCTTTCATTTCATGAGCTTTCAGGCTACCTACTGTACCTTCTCACATATTAATGCACTTTAAGGGTTTTTAGGTGTGAATTGTGTCCAAATTTACATTTGCATGGAAGCATCAAAGCTGTAGAACAAATCTCAAAAAAGGCACACCCTGCAGAAGAGAGGAGCAGAGTTGAGTCCGCTGGCTCACTCCACCTCCTAAAACTAATACTGAAAAAAAGGCCTGCAAATGTGGGCTTGAAAAGAGCTGCTGTGTTATATCTCTGTAGTATTTCAACCAAACATGACACATTTAAGACCTCAGGGCACAATGTGTCTCCTTTAATATATGAGTggaattcatatatttatcattTGCAACAACTGAATTTTTAGAAAAAGGAAATTTGTTACCTTCAGTGCTTCTGACCATGATGGTTTAAGACAGCTTCGTTCTGGATCACATGTAACAGGGTCTaactttttgttaaataaaatcaGACAGCAGTCCATGATCCTCATGACCAGGTGTGGAGGCTTGGCCAATTTTCTCACTGTGGCAATGTCAGCTGGCTTGATGGTCTGTGGAGTTTTTAAGTATATCATGTAACATATCGTAGAATGCACGGTGTAAATATCTTCAAATAAGTCAGAGATATCTCACATTCAGTGCAGCTGTAGCTTCTTCTAAAGCTGGCCTGGCAGCCTCCAGCTTTTCCTCAGCTATAGCTTTCTCATACTCTATTCCATCCACAATTTTCTGGGCTCTGTCCTTCACAACTTGGACCTCATTCTTCACAATGGTTGCAGCTTTAGCACTGACTGTCACCTCTGCCAGCACCTTGgtgaatgcaaaaataaacatcTCATGCCTTCAAATGCATCATACGCGTGCGTCCATGGTGTTGAGCTTTCAAACAGCTTTTCAGAAATGACAAAACCTCTGTCAGCTATTCACATCAAaccagaagctaatttccacaaTGAACCTATGAATAAACTGATTCTGCTACCTCACTATGTACAGAACTCAAATTGTTCTTAATTTTATGGTTTTACATTACTGTGGAAGTACTGATTGGAGGAAAGTTGCtcataaacatccatccatcatcaatcTTATCTGCAGGTCACAGGAGCTTGGACGTATCTGATTTACCTTGTCAGCTTTGGCAGATGCAATAGCGAGCTCTTTTTCCTTTACTTCAAGATCTTTTGATAATTGAGCCACCGACTTACTGGCCTCCATCAGTTTGTCCAACCCTGGAAATCAGTAACATCTGGTGTAATCTTTTACAGGAGTAGACCATACAAAATCCTCCATAAAGTACACAATCTTTataaagacacaactgccttccTGTTCAAATTCCTTACCAACATTCATGCGCTCTGCCAAAGTGTTGATATAGTTGTGCTTTTCGGCATATAATGTTTTGTAACCATTTATAAAAGAAAGGTAAGATTTAGGGGTGACGTGAGCTCGTCTTCGAAACCTGAGAGATGAACAACATACAGCGTTAGGACTGTGTTTGATAGCGTATGTttctgaacaaattggatttgtGTAAATGTGATACCTTTCAAAGTAACTTTCACATGTTTCAGATACTTTGTGATGATAAGTTCCCATGGTGGTCATCACTAAAGTCTTCACATCAGCTGGACAAACCATGTGAAACTTAGATAAGAAATAGGTGGACACAGCAACCAGAGCCTCATTgggccaaggggtgaaccaGTCCATTGTGCAGCCGGAAATCAAGCCCGGAAACTTCAGACATCTGGAGCGAAACTTCTGCCCCACCTTTAAACAAGAGTAGAGTAAAACTCCAATGAAAAGGTTCATTTATGGAGGTAGTTATGGGTGTAAGTGTCTATATAATGTCACTGTTGAGCATCTAAACATGCTGTGAATAAAAAGAGATTTGGAATAAAAGTAGCAAAAGTTTGGGCGGTTGCTTTTGGGTATAAACAGAAAATATACAAAGTTTCAACTTACCGGTGAGAAGCACAGAACAACGTGTAAATTCTTCCTAAACCGAGATATAAAGTAGTCATAAAGATTGTCAAAAGTTGGTGGAATTCGAGGAAACTCCTTTTTCATAACTGGGATCAGGTTCTGGGTGATCTCTTGCATCTCATCTTTTGCAAAAAGATTGGAGACCTGAAACGATTACAACATGGTCAGGACCAGCGAAGCTTTTCCTTTGAGACGTTACATTCTGCCCCACCTCTTTGTTTCAGTCATACAGGACCAATTCCAGTCCGTTTCAATTAGACTGAAGATTCCAGTGTTCAGTTACACAATCAGCAGATATTCAGATACGCCTTTATACCTTTATGAGATCTCACCTCTCCAGAAGAGAGAATATTGTTGAGGTACTCGAGGAAAGCCTCATCCTTGATTTCGTTGTCTGTAAAGACGAAGGTGATGCCTTTGCCCTCAGCCCCCGCTGTGTTATACAACAGTTTCAGGTCATCCATGAAATTACTCATGTTGTATGTTCTAAGTAAGGAAAAATAAACACCACATAATTGGAAAGAAGGCCCAgcatttcactttcagtgcaaaTGCAACTACAAACAGCTCATGGCTTCATAGGACACTCATTCTTGtattttaaaggtagggtaggagatcctggattttgggtccagcgaagctgcattttgaaaatacacaggtaaaaagtcccaacccttttcttcactttccccccgaaggcacgcctctagagtacatgaacgcgcacgagcaagaaggtgcacgagcgctgttctgacagcaagcatcgattgttgccgtatttagtatttagtatttagtttatgctcactatacgtttaataatgctaggtgctagccaagctggctctagtttagcttcctgccaagcttctggacgtgtaattcgttcacggagcagggtacgcgcacaggtggggggggggaagcAGATTGCAggtgatagacggcatcagaatccaatcattgtgaacggtccgttcacaatgattgcatactgtttttcctagattgtacgttctagaggccactaaaaattttcatatttgtgtcaaaacttttaattaattggttgcaatgggggtgtgaagagtatttcaagcaatatgtaaaaaaatgttccagaaaaagatcccctaccccgcctttaataggTACGTTTATCGAATtgaactttttatttgtttcctactTTTAAGGATAAAATTAATTGCAGTTAATTAGAGCTGATCTTAGTACTGTATTCATGTGCTTGACCAATCACCCGAGACCCTGGAAGAACGTCTATAGTAGGAGCTCACAGTTTATAGAACTCCTTCTGTGGCGTCTTTAATTTCTACTTTGGAGCGGGAGCTTTCCCAGCATAACGGAGACATGAAGGTGACGTGATAGGTCCAGATGAGGTAAGTGTACAGTGACTGGTTGAAGGTATGAACACACCACTGGAACCACTACTATCAAAgggaagtaaaaaaaactaaaacaaacaaacctattTAAAACATTGCCTATAAGCAATATATAATAAgaaattattgtattattattatttttttgaaacAGAGGAATGGACTTAAAGTGACACCTAGGGCCGACTGAGACAGGTTTGCAGGTTATATCACTTGAAtgcaagcagaaaaaaagcccCTGATGGTTCATTGTCCTTTGGGGAGCGCCTCTAACCCTCAGAGAGCCCCAAGAACAGTTTGATCAGTGTGATTAAAGTCCCTACAAACAGAGCTCTCACAACTATGACTCATCTCACTTGGTTAATGTGATCTGGAAGATGCTGTATCCAGCTATGTATGAGGCCAGGCGCGTCAGACTCTGTTTTCCTGATCCTCCCACTCCCACAAGCAGGGCATTTCCATTGTCAGTGCGAATGATTCGTGAGACCTAAAGAGGAGCAAATCTAAAAAGAATCAGTATTATATCTAGCCTAGTCTACAAGAAATGCATCAGCTATACTCGCTTCAGGTGTCACCTTGACAAGATGAGTCATTGCGTCTTTGAAGAAAACCAGATCCAGGGTGGAGCCCCTTACTACCTCATTGTGCTGAGCTTGATACATCACAAGCTTATCTGATAAGAACTGAAAATCTGGCACCTGAAACAAGTTGTTCATACAGATTATGGTGACAGTTTCCTCCATCAACTTACTACCATGAAACTATCAAGCGCTGATGTACGAATTCAGATTTCACACCAGTTCATAGATCTTAGGGGCATCAAAACAGGCATCATCGTCTTCCTCTCCAGTTGGCTCAGGTGCATCTCGGAGGAAGTCCACAAAATACGGCTCAGAATGAAGCTCTTGAACGAGGTTTGGGTCAACGTGCTCTTGGATGACACGACATACAGCCTTCTCAAACCAATCTCTGTCCTCAGAGCAAATAAACCTGCAACAAAGCAAAGTCTTAGAGTAATGCTTTCttccaactttttgttttttaacttaaaaaaggattttaccTGTCTGCTATCACCCTTGTACATTCACACTTGAAAAGAGCCAATAGGGTGGAGATGTCACCACACTCCTCTGCCTTAACGTTTAACATTCCCTGCCAGATCCTGGACAAGTCCCTCAAATTGAAAATGTAGTGGAACTTTGATGGTGTTGGAAGCATTTTGACCTTCAATGTGGTGTCATAAAACAAGTTAACAAACTTATCAATACCATATACCTATAATCAATTCCTATTATAAACTTCTCATCATATTCCAGGTAAGTACCTTTGTCCACTGCCAAACGATCCTCCCAGCAGACACTAGACATTTAACCATTGATGATATGCTTGGCTGGAATGCCCTGCATTCATGGAAATATCCAGAGCCAATCACACCTgcacaaaaagaacatgaaGAAACCGTTAACTGTAAAATGAAAACTACAGTAATGGAAGCAGAACAAATGTGATTATTTTAGACCAACCTACCAAAGATCTTATCAATGGAGGTGTTGGCTGGCAGAGTGCAGTTGAAGACTGTAAACTGTCTCTTCAGTCTTTGTGGGATGTCATTTCTACCCCCACCAGGGTGGATCATGGCAGCCAGAATCTGTGCATCCTCAATCGTGGTGAAATCTCCTGGTTTATCCAGATTGTACATGCCAGTCATTTCCATCATCTGGCGGACTATCTCATTTGTGATCTGGTTGGATAGCCACATAAAGTAACTCATCAGATTAAAGcgacagatagacagacagatgttcattaaaaaaaaaaaagaaagcaacaccTGATCTCCCCATTCGTTGACAATAGGCATATTTATGTCATCGATGAAGATGGTCATCCTGCGTCCTCCTGGGGGTCCATAGGTGCTGCCAATCCTTTTCTCAATGTAACTTTCCACTGATCGCTGTGTACGAAGAAAGTTTTTGCAAACATGAACCAATGTAGGACTGTAAAAATTCAAGcacaaaaagcattttaaaataTCTTTTACCTGATACATCAAGGGCTCTGTGGCAGATGAGAAGTTCAGTGATTTGAACAGATCCGTCTCAGGATCGTATTTCTTTGCATAGCCTTTGATCATCACTGTCTTCGCTGTCCCTTGTTCACCAATAAGCAGTACGGCCtgtacatataaaacatttagCGTTTAGACCAAAAGTAACATATTTTTAAGTATAAACATTATCtaaatattcttttaaaaaccACAAGATCACCTTGTGTTGTTTGGCAATAGTCTCCAGCAAGAAAGAGGTTCTTGTGTTATCCACATTTGGAACAAGAATGGAGGTGTAGTCAGGCACATGGTCAGTTGGATAGACATATTCCTCCACAAGATTGTTCCAGTGACACCATTCACCTAAAACAAAAGTCGCCATTCTTTTTAGTCACATATAAACCCATTCTCATCCCATCGTTGTCAAAGCTGGCGATGTGCTGAACGTATGCACAATGGGTCCTTTCATGTCTGTGCTGTGGCGCACCACTCGAG
The Odontesthes bonariensis isolate fOdoBon6 chromosome 3, fOdoBon6.hap1, whole genome shotgun sequence DNA segment above includes these coding regions:
- the LOC142377485 gene encoding dynein axonemal heavy chain 8-like, with translation MSMGGAPAGPAGTGKTETTKDMGRCLGKYVVVFNCSDQMDFRGLGRIYKGLAQSGSWGCFDEFNRIDLPVLSVAAQQISIVLTSRKKHRSTFIFTDGDCVNLNPEFGLFITMNPGYAGRQELPENLKVQFRTVSMMVPDRQIIMRVKLASCGFNENVNLAQKFFVLYKLCEEQLTKQVHYDFGLRNILSVLRTLGACKRARPDDTESSTVMRVLRDMNLSKLVDEDEPLFLSLINDLFPGIQQDNSTYTELQAAVANQVELAGLVNHPPWNLKLVQLYESSRVRHGLMTLGPSGAGKTSVINVLMRSLSECGTPHREMRMNPKAITAPQMFGRLDAATNDWTDGIFSTLWRRSLKAKKGEVIWIVLDGPVDAIWIENLNSVLDDNKTLTLANGDRIVMSPSCKLVFEVHNMDNASPATVSRVGMVFISSSALSWLPILQGWAKKRPAREAESIIGLYEKTFEDVYMYMRQNLKPKMELLECNYIIQSVNLLEGLLPTKETEGFAGSKHLERLFVFCLMWSLGALLELEDRDKLEVFMRGHESEIDVPQTKPGETIFEYMVNTNGEWCHWNNLVEEYVYPTDHVPDYTSILVPNVDNTRTSFLLETIAKQHKAVLLIGEQGTAKTVMIKGYAKKYDPETDLFKSLNFSSATEPLMYQRSVESYIEKRIGSTYGPPGGRRMTIFIDDINMPIVNEWGDQITNEIVRQMMEMTGMYNLDKPGDFTTIEDAQILAAMIHPGGGRNDIPQRLKRQFTVFNCTLPANTSIDKIFGVIGSGYFHECRAFQPSISSMVKCLVSAGRIVWQWTKVKMLPTPSKFHYIFNLRDLSRIWQGMLNVKAEECGDISTLLALFKCECTRVIADRFICSEDRDWFEKAVCRVIQEHVDPNLVQELHSEPYFVDFLRDAPEPTGEEDDDACFDAPKIYELVPDFQFLSDKLVMYQAQHNEVVRGSTLDLVFFKDAMTHLVKVSRIIRTDNGNALLVGVGGSGKQSLTRLASYIAGYSIFQITLTKTYNMSNFMDDLKLLYNTAGAEGKGITFVFTDNEIKDEAFLEYLNNILSSGEVSNLFAKDEMQEITQNLIPVMKKEFPRIPPTFDNLYDYFISRFRKNLHVVLCFSPVGQKFRSRCLKFPGLISGCTMDWFTPWPNEALVAVSTYFLSKFHMVCPADVKTLVMTTMGTYHHKVSETCESYFERFRRRAHVTPKSYLSFINGYKTLYAEKHNYINTLAERMNVGLDKLMEASKSVAQLSKDLEVKEKELAIASAKADKVLAEVTVSAKAATIVKNEVQVVKDRAQKIVDGIEYEKAIAEEKLEAARPALEEATAALNTIKPADIATVRKLAKPPHLVMRIMDCCLILFNKKLDPVTCDPERSCLKPSWSEALKLMSGSGFLTSLQQFPKDSINEETVELLQPYFDMEDYTMENAKKVCGSVAGLLAWTRAMASFFAINKEVLPLKANLAIQENRLTVANNELCAAETQLAEKQAEFDKVKAKCDAAMKEKQELVDDAEMCRNKMQAASALIDGLSGEKARWIEQRKEFKSQINRLVGDVLQLTGFLSYCGPFNQSFRDMLLKDIWEAELRKHKIPFTENLNIISALVDAPNISEWNLQGLPGDDLSVQNGIIVTKATRYPLLIDPQTQGKAWIKKKEEANELQVTSLNHKFFRTHLEDCISMGRPMLIEDIFEELDPALDNVLEKNFIKSGTSFKVKVGDKEVNVMDGFQLYITTKLPNPAYTPEVSAKTSIIDFTVNMKGLENQLLGRVILKEKYELEAERLKLIEDVTANKRKMQELEDNLLYKLSSTKGSLVDDDSMIGILTTTKQTAAEVSAKLSVAAEAEVKINVAQEEYHPVASRGSTLYFLITEMSMVNIMYQTSLGQFLKIFDLSLARSEKASKTQKRIANIIEYLTFEVFRYTVRSLYENHKFIFTLLLALKIDLQNNRIQHNKFQILIKGGAALDLKTCPSKPFSWILDMVWLNLVELSKLPQFTNIINQVSQNGKNWKAWLNLDAPEEGVTPDGYNSLDVFHKLLLIRSWCPDRTLSQARKYVGDSLGMRFVEPVLLNLHSTWQESDPRTPLICFLSMGSDPTEQIEALAKKLNLECRAISMGQGQEVHARKLVKTSMTEGGWVLLQNCHLGLQFMDELLETITVTESMHDTFRVWITTEPHDLFSITLLQSSIKFTNDPPQGIRAGLKRTFAGISQNQLEVSNLPMWKPLLYGVAFLHTAVQERRKFGPLGWNIPYEFNSADFSASVEFVERHLDDCGPKKDVSWITLRYMLAEVQYGGRVTDDYDKRLLKCFARVWFSKKMFDPTFCFYTGYKIAVCKTIEEYMDNIQSLPTEDSPQALGLHANADITYQTNTSAEVLDTITNIQPKESGGGSGETRESIVHKMAEDMLDKLPANYIPHEVRARLLTMGALNPMNIFLRQEVDRMQRIISVVRSSLTDLKLAIDGTIIMSDNLRDALDNIFDARVPSLWRKISWESSTLGFWYTELIQRNKQFYSWVFQGRPKAFWMTGFFNPQGFLTAMRQEVTRANKGWALDTVTLNNNVLKKSMEEITASPTEGVYVYGLFLEGAGWNRKNITLIESSPKVLFTPMPVIHMFAIKSNAPVDPKLYACPIYKKPRRTDLNYITAVVLPTVQSPDHWILRGVALLCDIK